A genomic window from Cytophagia bacterium CHB2 includes:
- a CDS encoding class II aldolase/adducin family protein, translating to MSDEAILRQSICEIGRRMYDKGFVAANDGNISLRLADGTFLTTPTGVSKGYMTPEGMVRVDLDGRALSAGKPSSELLMHLFVYRERPDVNAVVHAHPIHATGFATAGIALEACVAAEIIATLGSIPLAAYGTPSTHELPET from the coding sequence ATGAGTGACGAAGCAATTCTGCGACAGAGTATTTGCGAGATTGGCAGGCGGATGTACGACAAAGGTTTTGTGGCAGCCAACGATGGCAACATCAGCCTGCGGCTGGCCGATGGCACGTTTTTGACCACACCCACCGGCGTGAGCAAGGGTTATATGACGCCCGAGGGCATGGTGCGCGTCGACCTTGACGGCCGCGCGCTCAGCGCCGGCAAGCCCTCGAGCGAATTGTTGATGCATCTCTTCGTGTACCGCGAACGGCCTGACGTTAACGCCGTGGTTCATGCCCATCCAATTCATGCCACGGGTTTTGCCACCGCCGGGATCGCGCTCGAGGCCTGCGTGGCGGCGGAAATCATCGCCACGCTCGGCTCGATTCCACTGGCCGCCTATGGCACGCCCTCGACGCATGAATTGCCCGAAAC
- a CDS encoding DUF4398 domain-containing protein, with protein MRALSRVVARRLPGGCCMVLALALAACVTSPTEQLEQAEKLLSGLESKGAEQYLTYELAEARQKIEEAKKFMRQDQVELAGEYLFRACQKLDSCSIAFVQMRRTAEIASREGIKKVSSELARLEEMVANLPRLTYVDQNRHDIHVYRLRRYHKDIAALASLLQVQNFPEVLRRISELDTQLQKTLVGLTNSVRVTATPVQTTRKQEIKEPPPERKINNLYANSPTR; from the coding sequence ATGCGAGCACTTTCACGTGTTGTCGCTCGCCGGTTGCCAGGTGGCTGTTGTATGGTCTTGGCGCTGGCACTTGCCGCTTGCGTGACTTCACCGACTGAGCAACTGGAGCAAGCCGAGAAGTTACTCAGTGGGCTGGAGTCCAAAGGTGCGGAACAGTACTTGACGTATGAATTAGCAGAGGCCCGCCAGAAAATCGAAGAGGCGAAGAAGTTTATGCGCCAAGACCAGGTTGAGCTTGCGGGCGAGTATTTGTTTCGGGCCTGTCAAAAGTTGGATAGTTGCAGCATTGCTTTCGTCCAGATGCGGCGAACCGCCGAAATCGCCAGCCGCGAAGGCATCAAAAAAGTGTCGTCCGAGTTGGCGCGGCTGGAAGAGATGGTCGCGAATTTACCGCGCCTGACGTATGTCGACCAAAACCGGCATGATATCCACGTTTATCGTCTGCGCCGGTATCATAAAGACATTGCCGCATTAGCATCGCTGCTTCAAGTGCAAAACTTTCCGGAAGTTTTGCGGCGGATTTCCGAACTCGATACGCAATTGCAAAAAACGTTGGTCGGCCTGACCAATTCCGTTCGAGTGACGGCAACGCCGGTTCAAACCACGAGAAAGCAAGAGATAAAAGAACCACCGCCAGAAAGGAAGATAAATAACCTTTACGCCAACTCGCCGACGCGTTGA